Proteins from a single region of Pseudomonas ekonensis:
- a CDS encoding IlvD/Edd family dehydratase, whose translation MSDKKPALRSAQWFGTADKNGFMYRSWMKNQGIADHQFHGKPIIGICNTWSELTPCNAHFRQIAEHVKRGVIEAGGFAVEFPVFSNGESNLRPTAMLTRNLASMDVEEAIRGNPIDGVVLLTGCDKTTPALLMGAASCDVPAIVVTGGPMLNGKHKGKDIGSGTVVWQLSEQVKAGTITLDDFLAAEGGMSRSAGTCNTMGTASTMACMAEALGTSLPHNAAIPAVDARRYVLAHMSGMRAVEMVREDLRLSKILTRQAFENAIRVNAAIGGSTNAVIHLKAIAGRIGVELDLDDWTRIGRGMPTLVDLQPSGRFLMEEFYYAGGLPAVLRRLGEANLIPNPDALTVNGKTIRENTQDAPIYGEDEVIRTLDNPIRADGGICVLRGNLAPLGAVLKPSAATPALMQHRGRAVVFENFDHYKARINDPALDVDADSVLVMKNCGPKGYPGMAEVGNMGLPAKLLAQGVTDMVRISDARMSGTAYGTVVLHVAPEAAAGGPLAAVQEGDWIELDCANGRLHLDIPEAELAARMADRQPPQPLLVGGYRQLYIDHVLQADQGCDFDFLVGCRGAEVPRHSH comes from the coding sequence ATGTCTGATAAGAAACCCGCCCTGCGCTCGGCCCAATGGTTCGGCACCGCCGACAAGAACGGCTTCATGTACCGCAGCTGGATGAAGAATCAGGGCATCGCCGACCATCAGTTCCACGGCAAGCCGATCATCGGCATCTGCAACACCTGGTCGGAGCTGACCCCGTGCAACGCGCACTTCCGTCAGATCGCCGAACACGTGAAGCGCGGCGTGATCGAGGCCGGCGGGTTTGCGGTGGAGTTCCCGGTGTTCTCCAACGGCGAGTCGAACCTGCGCCCGACCGCCATGCTCACCCGCAACCTGGCGAGCATGGACGTGGAAGAAGCCATCCGCGGCAACCCCATCGACGGCGTGGTGCTGCTGACCGGCTGCGACAAGACCACCCCGGCGCTGCTGATGGGCGCGGCCAGTTGCGACGTACCGGCCATCGTCGTCACCGGCGGGCCGATGCTCAACGGCAAGCACAAGGGCAAGGACATCGGCTCCGGCACCGTGGTCTGGCAGCTCAGCGAACAAGTCAAGGCCGGCACCATCACGCTCGATGACTTTTTGGCGGCCGAGGGCGGCATGTCCCGCTCCGCCGGCACCTGCAACACCATGGGCACCGCGTCCACCATGGCCTGCATGGCCGAAGCGCTGGGCACCTCCCTGCCCCACAACGCGGCGATCCCGGCGGTGGACGCACGGCGCTACGTGCTGGCGCACATGTCCGGCATGCGTGCGGTGGAGATGGTGCGCGAAGACCTGCGGCTGTCGAAGATCCTGACCAGGCAGGCGTTCGAGAACGCGATCCGGGTCAACGCGGCGATCGGTGGTTCGACCAACGCGGTGATCCACCTCAAAGCCATCGCCGGGCGCATCGGCGTGGAGCTGGACCTGGACGACTGGACGCGCATCGGCCGCGGCATGCCGACCCTGGTCGACCTGCAGCCGTCCGGGCGTTTCCTGATGGAAGAGTTCTACTACGCCGGGGGCTTGCCGGCCGTGCTGCGGCGTCTGGGCGAGGCCAACCTGATTCCGAATCCGGACGCACTGACCGTCAACGGCAAAACCATCCGCGAGAACACCCAGGACGCGCCGATCTACGGTGAAGACGAAGTGATCCGCACCCTCGACAATCCGATCCGCGCCGACGGCGGCATCTGTGTATTGCGCGGCAACCTGGCGCCACTCGGCGCGGTACTCAAGCCCTCCGCCGCGACGCCGGCGCTGATGCAGCACCGTGGCCGCGCCGTGGTGTTCGAGAACTTCGACCACTACAAGGCGCGGATCAACGACCCGGCATTGGACGTCGACGCGGACTCGGTGCTGGTGATGAAGAACTGCGGGCCGAAGGGTTATCCGGGCATGGCCGAAGTCGGCAACATGGGGCTGCCGGCCAAGCTGCTGGCCCAGGGCGTGACCGACATGGTGCGCATCTCGGATGCGCGGATGAGCGGCACGGCGTACGGCACCGTGGTGCTGCATGTCGCCCCGGAAGCGGCGGCGGGCGGGCCTCTGGCGGCGGTGCAGGAAGGCGACTGGATCGAGCTGGACTGCGCCAATGGGCGCTTGCACCTGGACATCCCGGAGGCCGAACTGGCGGCTCGCATGGCCGATCGGCAACCGCCGCAACCGTTGTTGGTGGGGGGTTACCGTCAGCTGTACATCGACCATGTGCTGCAGGCGGACCAGGGCTGCGACTTCGACTTCCTGGTCGGTTGCCGGGGTGCCGAAGTGCCGCGCCACTCCCATTGA